Proteins encoded by one window of Vitis riparia cultivar Riparia Gloire de Montpellier isolate 1030 chromosome 11, EGFV_Vit.rip_1.0, whole genome shotgun sequence:
- the LOC117925377 gene encoding disease resistance protein RPV1-like — protein sequence MASTSTQIVSFSSTSIPRWNHDVFLSFRGEDTRYSFTDHLYTSLVRRGIRTFRDDKLKRGEEIGSELLKAIEESRFSIIIFSPNYAHSRCCLDELLKIMECRKEMEQTVLPIFHHVDPSHVRKQTGSFGEAFDNHKADTEEKKEKVQRCRTALTEAANLVGEDVRTGDEKY from the coding sequence atggCCTCCACCAGTACCCAAAtcgtttctttttcttctacttcAATCCCCCGATGGAATCACGAtgttttcttgagttttagaggtGAAGATACTCGCTACAGTTTCACTGATCACCTCTATACGAGTTTGGTTCGAAGAGGTATTCGCACCTTCAGGGATGATAAACTAAAGAGAGGGGAAGAGATAGGATCTGAGCTCCTGAAGGCTATTGAAGAATCAAGGTTTTCCATAATCATATTCTCCCCTAACTATGCTCATTCAAGATGCTGTTTGGATGAGCTCCTGAAGATCATGGAGTGTAGGAAAGAAATGGAACAAACAGTTTTACCAATTTTCCATCATGTGGATCCATCCCATGTACGAAAGCAGACAGGAAGTTTTGGGGAAGCATTTGACAATCACAAAGCAGAcacagaagaaaagaaagagaaggtgCAAAGGTGTAGAACTGCATTGACAGAAGCAGCTAATCTAGTAGGGGAGGATGTAAGGACGG